Proteins encoded within one genomic window of Entelurus aequoreus isolate RoL-2023_Sb linkage group LG26, RoL_Eaeq_v1.1, whole genome shotgun sequence:
- the LOC133643107 gene encoding uncharacterized protein LOC133643107, which translates to MPVLPPAGCRRDVVLQHHAEDQDGLDRSIYSRQHPPSPVDRASGLLTGRTRTGSIQDGRKRICSFSPAFYGSLQDPSKCARSMMPLSKADPKLQYNSLPNPSVRYQHSTRRLPSCSSTSGSSGTAELLLGGPALKNLLHQSSSVYSQRGPAVTGRTDGTSSAYSSPRIPKREAPRSKDTLDLRTDSLTQRALRDLQLRRNTNKNWTFGKYRQRNVDNADSSEKAGRTGMWCLWMEWG; encoded by the exons ATGCCTGTGCTTCCTCCAGCAGGCTGCAGGAGAGATGTAGTCTTGCAGCATCACGCGGAGGACCAGGATGGACTGGACAGGTCTATTTATAGCCGACAACACCCGCCCTCTCCTGTGGACCGAGCGTCAGGGCTGCTGACCGGGAGAACCAGGACAGGCTCCATCCAAGATGGCAGGAAGAGGATCTGCAGCTTCTCTCCTGCTTTCTACGGAAGCCTGCAGGATCCCTCCAAGTGTGCCAGGAG CATGATGCCCCTCTCCAAAGCCGACCCCAAACTGCAATACAACAGCCTCCCGAATCCCAGTGTGCGGTACCAGCATTCCACCAGACGACTTCCTTCCTGTTCCTCGACCTCCGGGTCATCAGGTACCGCAGAGTTGCTCCTGGGAGGTCCAGCTCTGAAGAACCTTCTCCACCAAAGTTCCAGCGTGTATTCCCAAAGGGGCCCGGCAGTGACGGGACGGACCGATGGGACCAGTTCGGCGTACAGCAGTCCTCGTATTCCCAAGAGAGAAGCCCCCCGCTCCAAAGACACGCTGGATCTCCGCACGGACTCGCTGACCCAGCGGGCCCTTCGGGATCTCCAGCTAAGAAGAAACACCAACAAGAACTGGACCTTCGGGAAATATCGCCAGAGGAACGTGGACAACGCCGACAGCTCTGAAAAAGCA GGCCGAACAGGAATGTGGTGTCTTTGGATGGAATGGGGGTGA